A single Penaeus vannamei isolate JL-2024 chromosome 22, ASM4276789v1, whole genome shotgun sequence DNA region contains:
- the LOC113815664 gene encoding aspartate, glycine, lysine and serine-rich protein-like, giving the protein MKLLILLLVAAASAAPQGYNLPTPSGPSFNAGGCGGGQVQHVDGSCVTPQVNSRVFLYDVPPNQGSSGKPPYIPKPKLERNIVFVRLPDGAQGPEPIVVPPPRQQHVVFVLNKQSEQGQQVIEVPAPPPSDPEVFFVNYAEGENPTLPGGVDLQTALSAASQGGGQVVGGGGSGGSGGGIGGGFRGGIGGGIGGGIGGGIGGGIGGGIGGGIGGGIGGGFGGGIGGGIGGGFGGSSGGGLGGGIGGGSGGGSGGGGYSPPSPSTLYSGP; this is encoded by the exons ATGAAGCTCCTG atTTTATTATTGGTGGCTGCCGCATCCGCCGCCCCACAGGGATACAACCTACCCACTCCTTCTGGCCCATCCTTTAACGCCGGGGGTTGTGGCGGTGGACAAGTGCAACACGTGGACGGTAGTTGCGTGACACCTCAAGTGAACAGCCGTGTGTTCTTGTATGACGTGCCACCAAACCAAGGTTCTTCTGGCAAGCCTCCATACATCCCCAAACCTAAACTGGAACGGAATATTGTTTTCGTGAGACTTCCTGATGGTGCTCAAGGACCAGAACCCATCGTGGTTCCTCCTCCCAGGCAGCAACACGTCGTGTTCGTCCTTAACAAGCAGTCGGAACAAGGTCAACAGGTGATCGAGGTGCCAGCGCCACCTCCATCAGATCCCGAAGTGTTCTTCGTGAACTATGCAGAAGGAGAGAACCCAACTCTTCCTGGTGGAGTAGACCTTCAAACAGCGCTGAGTGCTGCCTCTCAGGGTGGCGGTCAAGTCGTAGGAGGTGGTGGCAGTGGAGGCTCTGGTGGTGGTATCGGAGGAGGATTTAGAGGCGGAATCGGAGGTGGTATTGGAGGGGGAATCGGAGGAGGTATTGGAGGCGGTATCGGGGGTGGTATCGGAGGTGGAATTGGAGGCGGCAttggaggtggatttggaggtgGTATTGGCGGTGGTATCGGAGGCGGGTTTGGAGGTAGCAGTGGTGGTGGATTGGGCGGTGGAATCGGAGGCGGCAGTGGAGGTGGATCTGGTGGTGGAGGCTACAGTCCCCCTAGTCCCTCTACTCTATACAGTGGACCATAA
- the LOC138865855 gene encoding aspartate, glycine, lysine and serine-rich protein-like, whose translation LLLVAAASAAPQGYNLPTPSGPSFNAGGCGGGQVQHVDGSCVTPQVNSRVFLYDVPPNQGSSGKPPYIPKPKLERNIVFVRLPEGGQGPEPIVVPPPRQQHVVFVLNKQSEQGQQVIEVPAPPPSDPEVFFVNYAEGENPTLPGGVDLQTALSAASQGGGQVVGSGGGSGGGIGGGFGGGSGGGFGGGIGGGFGGGIGGGSGGGFGGGSGGGFGGGSGGGFGGGSGGGFGGGFGGGSGGGIGGGSGGGSVGGSYSPPSPSTLYSGP comes from the coding sequence TTATTATTGGTGGCTGCCGCATCCGCCGCCCCACAGGGGTACAACCTACCCACTCCTTCTGGCCCATCATTTAACGCCGGGGGTTGTGGCGGTGGACAAGTGCAACACGTGGACGGTAGTTGCGTGACACCTCAAGTGAACAGCCGTGTGTTCTTGTATGACGTGCCACCAAACCAAGGTTCTTCTGGCAAGCCTCCATACATTCCCAAACCTAAACTGGAACGAAATATTGTTTTCGTGAGACTTCCTGAAGGTGGTCAAGGACCAGAACCCATCGTGGTTCCTCCTCCAAGACAACAGCACGTCGTTTTCGTCCTTAACAAGCAGTCGGAACAAGGTCAACAGGTGATCGAAGTGCCAGCGCCACCTCCATCGGATCCCGAAGTGTTCTTCGTGAACTATGCAGAAGGAGAGAACCCAACTCTTCCTGGTGGAGTAGACCTCCAAACAGCGCTGAGTGCTGCCTCTCAAGGTGGTGGTCAAGTAGTGGGCAGTGGAGGTGGCTCTGGTGGTGGTATCGGTGGAGGATTTggaggtggcagtggtggtggctTTGGAGGTGGTATTGGAGGCGGGTTTGGAGGTGGTATTGGAGGCGGCAGTGGAGGTGGATTCGGAGGCGGCAGTGGAGGTGGATTCGGAGGCGGCAGTGGAGGTGGATTCGGAGGCGGCagtggaggtggatttggaggtgGATTCGGAGGCGGCAGTGGAGGTGGAATCGGAGGCGGCAGTGGAGGTGGATCTGTTGGTGGAAGCTACAGTCCCCCTAGTCCCTCCACTCTATACAGCGGACCATAA
- the LOC138865674 gene encoding uncharacterized protein, protein MVVAASAAPQGYNLPTPSGPSFNAGGCGGGQVQHVDGSCVTPQVNSRVFLYDVPPNQASSSRPAYVPKPKLERNIVFVRLPDGAQGPEPIVVPPPRQQHVLFVLNKQSEQGQQVIEVPAPPPSDPEVFFVNYAEGENPTLPGGVDLQTALSAASQGGGQVVGGGGSGGSSGGIGGGIGGGSGGGFGGGFGGGFGGGFGGGSGSGFGGGSGSGFGGGSGSGFGSGSGSGFGGGSGSGFGSGSGSIFGGGSGSGFGSGSGSAFGGGFGGGSGGGSGGGSYSPPSPSTLYSGP, encoded by the coding sequence ATGGTGGTTGCCGCATCCGCTGCCCCACAGGGGTACAACCTACCAACGCCCTCCGGGCCATCCTTTAACGCCGGGGGTTGTGGCGGTGGACAAGTGCAACACGTGGATGGCAGCTGCGTCACACCTCAAGTGAACAGTCGTGTGTTCTTGTATGACGTGCCGCCAAATCAGGCATCTTCCAGTCGGCCAGCGTACGTTCCCAAACCTAAACTGGAACGGAATATTGTTTTCGTGAGACTTCCTGATGGTGCTCAAGGACCAGAACCCATCGTGGTTCCTCCTCCCAGGCAGCAACACGTCTTATTCGTCCTTAACAAGCAGTCGGAACAAGGTCAACAGGTGATCGAGGTGCCAGCGCCACCACCTTCGGATCCCGAAGTGTTCTTCGTGAATTACGCAGAAGGAGAGAACCCAACTCTTCCAGGCGGAGTAGACCTCCAAACAGCGCTGAGTGCTGCTTCCCAAGGTGGCGGTCAAGTCGTAGGAGGTGGTGGCAGTGGAGGTTCTAGTGGTGGTATCGGAGGTGGAATTGGAGGCGGCagtggaggtggatttggaggtgGGTTTGGAGGTGGGTTTGGAGGTGGGTTTGGAGGCGGAAGTGGAAGTGGTTTTGGAGGCGGAAGTGGAAGTGGTTTTGGAGGCGGAAGTGGAAGTGGTTTTGGAAGCGGAAGTGGAAGTGGTTTTGGAGGCGGAAGTGGAAGTGGTTTTGGAAGCGGAAGTGGAAGTATTTTTGGAGGCGGAAGTGGAAGTGGTTTTGGAAGCGGAAGTGGAAGTGCTTttggaggtggatttggaggcGGCAGTGGAGGTGGCTCCGGCGGTGGAAGCTATAGTCCCCCTAGTCCTTCCACTCTCTACAGTGGACCATAA
- the LOC138865856 gene encoding aspartate, glycine, lysine and serine-rich protein-like, protein MMLLILGLVAAASTAPQGYNLPTPSGPSFNAGGCGGGQVQHVDGSCVTPQVNSRVFLYDVPPNQASSSQPAYVPKPKLERNIVFVRLPDGAQGPEPIVVPPPRQQHVLFVLNKQSEQGQQVIEVPAPPPSDPEVFFVNYAEGENPTLPGGVDLQTALGAASQGGGQIVGGGGGGIGGGIGGGIGGGIGGGIGGGIGGGIGGGIGGGIGGGIGGGIGGGIGGGIGGGIGGGIGGGIGGGIGGGIGGGNTGGSYSPPSPSTLYSVP, encoded by the exons ATGATGCTTCTA atcctAGGACTGGTGGCTGCCGCATCCACTGCACCACAGGGGTACAACCTACCAACGCCCTCCGGCCCATCCTTTAACGCCGGCGGTTGTGGCGGTGGACAAGTGCAACACGTGGATGGCAGCTGCGTCACACCTCAAGTGAACAGTCGTGTATTCTTGTATGACGTGCCGCCAAATCAAGCTTCTTCCAGTCAGCCAGCGTACGTTCCTAAACCTAAACTGGAACGGAATATTGTTTTCGTGAGACTTCCTGATGGTGCTCAAGGACCAGAACCCATCGTGGTTCCTCCTCCCAGGCAGCAACACGTCTTATTCGTCCTTAACAAGCAGTCGGAACAAGGTCAACAGGTGATCGAGGTGCCAGCGCCACCGCCTTCGGATCCCGAAGTGTTCTTCGTAAACTACGCTGAAGGAGAGAACCCAACTCTTCCTGGTGGAGTAGACCTCCAAACGGCGCTTGGTGCTGCTTCTCAAGGTGGCGGTCAAATTGtgggaggtggtggcg GTGGTATTGGAGGCGGAATCGGAGGTGGTATTGGAGGCGGAATCGGAGGTGGTATTGGAGGCGGAATCGGAGGTGGTATTGGAGGCGGAATCGGAGGTGGTATTGGAGGCGGAATCGGAGGTGGTATTGGAGGCGGAATCGGAGGTGGTATTGGAGGCGGAATCGGAGGTGGTATTGGAGGCGGAATCGGAGGTGGTATTGGAGGCGGAATCGGAGGCGGCAATACCGGCGGAAGCTATAGTCCCCCTTCGCCTTCCACCCTTTACAGCGTGCCATAA